In Vigna angularis cultivar LongXiaoDou No.4 chromosome 8, ASM1680809v1, whole genome shotgun sequence, one DNA window encodes the following:
- the LOC128193554 gene encoding uncharacterized protein LOC128193554 produces MTSKGLRSKIDHESRAKLQKVSFNLLEKYLEAHSKASMWENELLDVGYQPLSIQIPYTMPVKNVVSWNSIIWCLVQEGLYTEAMELFHRMCISDMIPDNVGAIMSIKNFNNLFNNSHQRIGVALYGIIWLQVLFGLSRPQRACSVMEKGASRKQREGKEKCKRFHQA; encoded by the exons ATGACCTCCAAAGGTCTTAGATCGAAGATTGATCACGAGAGTAGAGCCAAACTGCAAAAG GTTTCATTTAATTTGCTTGAGAAGTACTTGGAAGCACACTCAAAGGCCTCCATGTGGGAAAATGAGCTCCTGGATGTAGGCTACCAGCCTTTGAGCATCCAAATTCCCTACACA ATGCCTGTGAAGAATGTGGTTTCTTGGAATTCAATAATCTGGTGCCTTGTTCAAGAAGGGCTTTACACGGAAGCTATGGAACTTTTCCACAGAATGTGTATTTCAGATATGATTCCTGACAATG TTGGAGCAATCATGTccataaaaaatttcaacaaccTCTTCAACAATAGTCATCAAAGAATAGGAGTTGCACTATATGGCATTATCTGGCTCCAAGTTTTATTTGGTCTTTCTCGACCACAAAG AGCTTGCTCTGTCATGGAGAAAGGTGCAAGCAGGAAACAGAGAGAAGGAAAGGAAAAGTGCAAGAG ATTCCATCAGGCATGA